In the genome of Sciurus carolinensis chromosome 3, mSciCar1.2, whole genome shotgun sequence, one region contains:
- the Tubg2 gene encoding tubulin gamma-2 chain — protein sequence MPREIITLQLGQCGNQIGFEFWKQLCAEHGINPEGIVEEFATEGTDRKDVFFYQADDEHYIPRAVLLDLEPRVIHSILNSPYAKLYNPENIYLSEHGGGAGNNWARGFSQGEKIHEDIFDIIDREADGSDSLEGFVLCHSIAGGTGSGLGSYLLERLNDRYPKKLVQTYSVFPSQDEMSDVVVQPYNSLLTLKRLTQNADCVVVLDNTALNRIATDRLHIQNPSFSQINQLVSTIMSASTTTLRYPGYMNNDLIGLIASLIPTPRLHFLMTGYTPLTTDQSVASVRKTTVLDVMRRLLQPKNVMVSTGRDRQTNHCYIAILNIIQGEVDPTQVHKSLQRIRERKLANFIPWGPASIQVALSRKSPYLPSAHRVSGLMMANHTSISSLFESSCQQYDKLWKRGAFLEQFRKEDIFKDNFDEMDRSREVVQELIDEYHAATRPDYISWGTQEQ from the exons ATGCCCCGGGAGATCATCACTCTGCAGCTGGGCCAGTGCGGCAACCAGA tTGGGTTCGAGTTCTGGAAACAGCTGTGCGCCGAGCATGGTATCAACCCCGAAGGCATCGTGGAGGAGTTCGCCACCGAGGGCACCGATCGCAAGGACGTCTTTTTCTACCAG GCAGATGATGAGCATTACATCCCGCGGGCAGTGCTGCTGGACCTGGAGCCCCGGGTGATCCATTCCATCCTCAACTCTCCATATGCCAAGCTGTATAATCCAGAGAACATCTACCTGTCAGAACATGGAGGAGGAGCTGGCAACAACTGGGCCAGGGGATTCTCTCAG GGTGAGAAAATCCACGAAGATATCTTTGATATCATAGACCGAGAAGCAGATGGAAGTGACAGTCTAGAG GGCTTTGTGCTGTGCCATTCCATTGCTGGAGGGACAGGTTCTGGTCTAGGCTCCTATCTCCTGGAGCGACTCAATGACAG GTACCCCAAGAAGCTGGTACAGACATACTCAGTGTTCCCCAGCCAGGATGAGATGAGTGACGTGGTAGTCCAGCCCTACAACTCACTCCTCACGCTTAAGAGGCTGACCCAGAACGCAGACTGCGTG GTGGTGCTGGACAATACAGCCCTTAATCGGATTGCCACAGACCGCCTTCACATCCAGAACCCATCCTTCTCCCAGATCAACCAGCTG GTGTCCACCATCATGTCGGCCAGCACCACCACCCTGCGCTACCCCGGCTACATGAACAATGACCTCATCGGCCTCATCGCCTCGCTCATTCCCACACCCCGGCTCCACTTCCTCATGACCGGTTACACCCCCCTCACCACAGACCAGTCA GTGGCCAGCGTGAGGAAGACCACAGTCCTGGATGTCATGAGGCGGCTGCTGCAGCCTAAGAATGTGATGGTGTCCACAGGCCGGGACCGCCAGACCAACCACTGCTACATCGCCATCCTCAACATCATCCAGGGAGAGGTGGACCCTACCCAG GTGCACAAGAGCCTGCAGAGGATCCGTGAACGGAAGTTGGCCAACTTCATCCCCTGGGGCCCAGCCAGCATCCAGGTGGCCCTGTCGAGGAAGTCCCCCTACCTGCCCTCAGCTCACCGGGTCAGCGGGCTTATGATGGCCAACCACACCAGTATCTCCTCA cTCTTTGAAAGTTCCTGCCAGCAGTATGACAAGCTGTGGAAGCGGGGGGCCTTCCTGGAGCAGTTCCGCAAAGAGGACATCTTCAAGGACAATTTTGATGAGATGGACAGGTCCAGGGAGGTTGTTCAGGAGCTCATTGATGAGTACCATGCAGCGACACGACCAGACTATATATCCTGGGGCACCCAAGAGCAGTGA